One window from the genome of Montipora foliosa isolate CH-2021 chromosome 5, ASM3666993v2, whole genome shotgun sequence encodes:
- the LOC138004386 gene encoding uncharacterized protein has product MNSPTIQRMRKNSVQPREERSSRSGRRSVKMRLTVLILQLLTPNPAKVHLLVCPLAVRFLLISLFYVCSPFVGVSPNRQISALAAVREATGRILPFVQAASEDPSQPSQTVKMQADESYQAVFQRLGQDEYDLTDLVKCLGDFDPVDLTRNFAESSDPPDSCFIASADYQDDTPIVKVKGNLKLNVAFWEHLGASRFIRDTIVDGYKIPFIYTPPSAHFTNNRSAILYSDFVAQAISDLLATGSVVECDSAPTVVNPLSVSVQSNGKKRLILDLRHPNYFVMKSKVRFEDAKTMLFSFVDSSQNWLFSFDIKSGYHHIDIFPPDQEFLGFSWFKDGFTHFYKFTVLPFGLSTGPYIFTKVMRPLVRYWRLQAFRIAVYLDDGLGVCPTFADCCSQSLAVKSDLFRAGFVANTQKSIWAPVQSLRWLGYRWDLKDNLLTVPEDKIDKLLASIDNALSQSSLPARQLASVTGRCAFASKVAHLRDPELRKLAEGLPLRAAKAKASSTTERYSRAFQKFREWSACFEEVVCLPSDELSVALYLEFLLQQSFPYSALESACYGINWAHNLYGFPSPCDSKLVGNVLEAAKRELAKPVVKKEPVTPEMISSICNRFAGPNANLSDLRLAAICVTAYSAFLRYNELASLRCCDVSFCDTFVKIYVFKSKTDVYRDGAHVLLAKSDSVSCPFHLLNRYVSAANLDLSSSLPFFRSLYFHKGTSSYSLRSAGMSYTRTREIVLQAFAELGYPKHLFGLHSLRAGGASAAANAGVSDRLFKRHGRWRTDRAKDGYIKDSLESLLSVSKSLHT; this is encoded by the exons ATGAACTCGCCGACGATTCAGAGGATGAGAAAAAACTCCGTTCAGCCGAGAGAAGAGCGCTCGTCAAGATCAGGGAGAAGAAGCGTAAAAATGCGTCTAACCGTCCTAATTCTACAGCTACTCACACCAAACCCAGCGAAGGTCCATCTACTGGTTTGTCCGCTGGCAGTTCGTTTTCTTCTAATCAGCCTTTTCTACGTATGCAGTCCTTTCGTGGGCGTCAGCCCCAACCGGCAGATAAGTGCTTTAGCTGCGGTCAGAGAGGCCACTGGGCGAATTCTTCCGTTTGTCCAAGCCGCTTCAGAGGATCCGTCCCAGCCGTCCCAAACAGTAAAAATGCAAGCTGACGAGAGTTACCAAGCCGTTTTCCAGAGACTTGGGCAAGATGAGTATGACTTAACTGATTTAGTCAAATGTTTAGGAGACTTTGACCCAGTTGATCTTACCCGCAATTTCGCTGAATCATCTGATCCACCTGACAGTTGTTTTATAGCTAGCGCTGATTATCAGGACGATACGCCTATTGTCAAAGTTAAAGGCAATCTTAAGCTTAATGTAGCTTTTTGGGAGCATTTAGGTGCTTCTCGCTTTATTCGCGATACCATTGTAGACGGGTATAAGATTCCTTTTATTTACACTCCGCCTTCAGCTCATTTTACCAATAATCGCTCAGCCATTCTGTATAGCGATTTTGTTGCGCAGGCAATTTCTGATCTCCTGGCCACAGGATCAGTGGTTGAATGTGATTCTGCCCCTACTGTAGTTAACCCCTTATCAGTTTCTGTTCAGTCTAACGGTAAAAAAAGGCTTATTCTGGATTTACGGcatcctaattattttgttatgaaaTCCAAGGTGAGATTCGAAGACGCTAAAACTATGCTTTTCAGTTTTGTCGATAGTTCCCAGAATTGGCTTTTTTCATTTGATATCAAATCTGGTTATCATCACATAGACATTTTCCCGCCCGACCAAGagtttttgggtttttcctgGTTCAAGGACGGATTTACTCATTTTTACAAATTTACTGTTTTACCATTTGGCCTTTCCACTGGCCCTTATATATTTACCAAAGTCATGAGGCCCCTAGTGCGTTACTGGCGCCTTCAGGCTTTCAGAATTGCTGTATATTTGGATGACGGTTTAGGCGTGTGCCCTACTTTCGCCGATTGTTGCTCCCAGTCCTTAGCAGTTAAATCGGATTTGTTCCGTGCTGGTTTTGTGGCGAACACTCAGAAAAGTATCTGGGCTCCAGTGCAGTCTCTTCGTTGGTTGGGCTATCGCTGGGATTTAAAGGACAATTTGCTGACTGTGCCTGAGGACAAAATTGACAAGTTGCTTGCGAGTATCGATAACGCACTCTCTCAGAGTAGTTTACCTGCCAGGCAGCTGGCTTCGGTCACCG GTAGATGTGCATTTGCCTCGAAAGTTGCCCACTTACGAGATCCTGAGCTTCGCAAGTTAGCGGAAGGTCTTCCCTTGCGTGCCGCCAAAGCTAAGGCCTCATCAACAACGGAGCGTTACTCAAGAGCTTTCCAGAAATTTAGAGAATGGTCTGCTTGTTTTGAAGAGGTCGTTTGCTTGCCCTCTGATGAGTTGTCAGTAGCcctttatttggagtttttgCTGCAGCAAAGTTTCCCATACTCCGCACTGGAGTCTGCCTGTTATGGCATAAATTGGGCTCACAATTTGTATGGATTTCCAAGTCCTTGCGATTCTAAACTGGTAGGGAATGTGCTTGAGGCTGCAAAAAGGGAGCTCGCGAAACCTGTTGTTAAGAAAGAACCTGTCACTCCTGAAATGATTTCGAGTATATGTAACAGGTTTGCGGGTCCCAATGCTAACCTTTCTGATCTTCGCTTAGCTGCGATTTGTGTGACTGCCTATTCGGCTTTTCTCCGCTACAACGAGTTAGCTAGCCTTCGTTGTTGTGACGTCAGTTTTTGTGATACTTTCGTGAAGATATATGTATTCAAGAGCAAAACAGATGTTTATAGGGATGGCGCCCATGTTTTGTTGGCAAAATCTGACTCTGTTTCTTGCCCTTTTCACTTGCTTAACAGATACGTTAGTGCCGCAAATTTAGACTTGTCCTCGTCTTTACCTTTTTTCCGCTCCTTGTATTTTCATAAAGGTACTTCTTCTTATAGTTTGCGTTCCGCGGGTATGAGTTATACCAGAACTAGGGAAATAGTTTTGCAAGCGTTCGCGGAATTAGGGTATCCTAAACACTTGTTCGGTTTACACAGTCTAAGAGCAGGAGGTGCTTCCGCAGCCGCTAACGCAGGCGTTAGTGATCGGCTTTTTAAACGTCACGGCAGATGGAGGACTGATCGGGCCAAAGATGGCTATATTAAGGATAGTTTGGAATCACTACTTTCAGTGTCGAAAAGTTTGCATACTTAG